In one Neobacillus sp. CF12 genomic region, the following are encoded:
- a CDS encoding extracellular solute-binding protein — protein MKKWLSILLASVLVLTLFAGCSNSENTNASDDKKGDSNKVEGKLTIWTFFGQVEDMAKEFEKKYPDAEVEVKIFPGDQYQTKLLNVLQSGKGVPDIFDLEKAYIDKFINSKYAANLTDMGAEDLVKDYVPYVQALGRDSKGDVRAISDHSSPGGFWYIKENAKKYLGTDNPDEISAMVDSWDKIIELGEKVNKDSNGQVHLISHYGDVYNVEGNYAKPWVKDGKLTIDDSWKENYEIQKEIFNNDVDAKLEFFSAGWGNAINDGSVVLNAMPAWAGFMVDNKNDAAKDKFGVAKTPKGFYMGGTYRSIYEKSENKELAYKFIEFIAGEEWQQHNLEATGNMPGLLTVYEKNLETFKTPMFGEQNILKPYYEMVKDIPGTKSDKYGEEVLSKWRKVAGQGIKDNADIDEVIKKFKKEVQNTFPELKVD, from the coding sequence ATGAAAAAGTGGCTTTCTATCCTATTAGCTTCTGTTCTTGTTCTAACATTATTTGCTGGATGTTCTAACAGTGAAAATACAAATGCTTCTGATGATAAAAAAGGTGATAGCAATAAAGTTGAAGGTAAATTAACAATCTGGACATTCTTTGGGCAAGTTGAAGATATGGCCAAAGAATTTGAGAAAAAGTATCCAGATGCAGAGGTTGAAGTGAAAATCTTCCCTGGCGATCAATATCAAACAAAGCTACTGAATGTGCTTCAGTCAGGAAAAGGTGTACCCGATATTTTTGACTTAGAAAAAGCCTATATTGACAAGTTTATTAATTCTAAGTATGCAGCGAACCTAACTGATATGGGTGCTGAAGATCTCGTTAAGGATTACGTTCCATATGTACAAGCATTAGGAAGAGATAGTAAGGGTGATGTACGAGCGATTTCTGATCATTCTTCACCGGGTGGATTCTGGTATATCAAAGAAAATGCTAAAAAATATTTAGGAACTGACAACCCAGATGAAATAAGTGCCATGGTAGATTCATGGGACAAAATTATTGAGTTAGGTGAAAAAGTGAATAAAGACAGCAATGGACAAGTTCATTTAATTTCTCATTATGGTGATGTTTACAACGTTGAAGGCAATTACGCCAAGCCTTGGGTGAAGGATGGAAAATTAACAATCGATGATAGCTGGAAAGAGAATTATGAAATTCAAAAAGAAATCTTTAATAATGACGTTGATGCAAAGCTTGAATTCTTCTCAGCAGGCTGGGGAAATGCCATCAATGATGGAAGTGTTGTATTAAATGCAATGCCAGCATGGGCAGGTTTCATGGTTGATAACAAAAACGATGCAGCAAAAGATAAATTCGGTGTAGCGAAAACCCCAAAAGGTTTCTACATGGGTGGAACATACCGTTCTATCTATGAAAAGTCAGAAAATAAAGAGTTGGCTTATAAGTTTATTGAATTCATTGCAGGTGAAGAATGGCAGCAGCACAACCTAGAAGCAACTGGAAACATGCCAGGATTGTTAACTGTCTATGAAAAGAACTTAGAAACATTCAAAACTCCGATGTTTGGTGAGCAAAATATTTTAAAGCCATATTACGAAATGGTGAAAGATATTCCTGGAACTAAATCAGACAAGTATGGCGAAGAAGTGTTAAGTAAGTGGAGAAAAGTAGCAGGACAAGGAATCAAAGATAATGCTGATATTGATGAAGTGATAAAAAAATTCAAAAAAGAAGTACAGAACACATTTCCTGAACTTAAGGTTGATTAA
- a CDS encoding aspartate/glutamate racemase family protein, whose translation MKKKLAIIHTTPVTVESLKELANKMLGDCEIINIVDDSILPQLSKNEGNVQEIAERWESYAKVAQGQGADCILNACSSIGELVSLTQPKITIPIVRIDDAMAEYAVNAATKIGVAATLETTLKPTLELLKQKAAQKQKAVDFEPILVASAYQKLMANDKAGHDNDLSAALRELAKKVDIVVLAQASMARVVSTFPIDEQRQFVTSPELGMEAVKDTLKQ comes from the coding sequence TTGAAAAAGAAACTGGCGATTATCCATACGACTCCCGTTACAGTTGAGTCGTTAAAAGAACTAGCAAATAAAATGCTAGGAGATTGTGAAATTATCAATATAGTCGATGATTCCATTTTGCCGCAATTAAGTAAAAATGAAGGAAATGTCCAAGAAATTGCCGAACGGTGGGAAAGTTATGCGAAGGTTGCACAAGGGCAAGGGGCTGATTGTATTTTGAATGCTTGTTCTTCAATAGGTGAACTTGTTTCCTTAACTCAACCCAAAATAACCATTCCAATTGTCCGTATTGATGATGCGATGGCAGAATATGCAGTAAATGCTGCTACAAAAATCGGGGTTGCCGCAACTTTGGAAACGACGCTAAAACCGACCTTAGAATTGTTAAAACAAAAAGCAGCACAGAAGCAGAAAGCTGTTGACTTTGAACCTATTCTAGTTGCATCCGCCTATCAGAAATTAATGGCGAATGATAAAGCAGGACATGATAACGACTTGTCAGCAGCGTTACGTGAATTAGCAAAAAAAGTAGATATCGTCGTACTAGCTCAAGCATCAATGGCAAGGGTTGTATCGACTTTTCCGATAGATGAGCAGCGCCAATTTGTAACGAGTCCTGAGTTAGGTATGGAAGCAGTTAAAGACACATTAAAACAATAA
- a CDS encoding alpha-mannosidase encodes MKDKTFHMIGNAHLDPVWLWQWQEGFQETKATFRSALDRMKEYEDFIFTCSSAAMFEWVEENDPDMFAEIKERVKEGRWRIVGGWWIQPDCNIPNGESFVRQGLYGQRYFQEKFGVTARVGYNVDSFGHHGMLPQILKKSGMDSYVFMRPAPNEKGLPSRLFWWESDDGTRVMAFRIMQEYNSWGKELDRIVHRSKGEFKGNVNDLMIFYGVGNHGGGPTKENIESIYRLNEDASLPNLIISTPEEYFEKMKNTNDLPVVHDDLQHHASGCYAAHSGVKQYNRKAENIVMTAEKYSGLASWLTGQPYPVEFKRAWKNILFNQFHDILAGTSIEPAYEDARNLYGEAIAIADRALNNAVQSISWKIDIEQDERMKPIVVFNPHAWESKVNVEIEIGGFKSTSVLVDDQGNAVPFQTVQSQATAGGRWRLNFLADLPAMGYRVYKLYTELSSVTPVGEPINVSQYSMENDRFRIEFDPETGWIKSLFDKQVEHEVFSGPAAIPMVLNDKTDTWSHDTLHFNDILGEFKATKIYLAEHGPVKSVIRVKSEYGRSILIQDFTMYQEKDQIDVNVTVDWREKFKMLKLVFPINSIFRKQTYEIPYGTIEREHNGEEEPGQSWVDVTGVRPNHEGVYGLSLMNDAKYSYSIHNKELSLTVLRSPIYAHHDPLVPEEDGEYTFIDQGIQRFEYSLLPHEGSWEDAETVKRAAELNCKPISIIETFHKGSLPQTDSYVNVSGANHVLISAIKKAEDNEDLIIRAYETNKVAAEVEITLPRFNRSFKASFKPSEIKTYRIPKDSENPVRETNLIEWDE; translated from the coding sequence ATGAAAGATAAAACATTTCATATGATTGGTAATGCTCACTTAGATCCAGTTTGGCTTTGGCAATGGCAAGAGGGATTCCAAGAAACAAAAGCCACTTTTCGTTCAGCCTTGGACCGAATGAAAGAATATGAGGATTTCATTTTCACCTGTAGTTCAGCAGCGATGTTTGAATGGGTAGAAGAAAATGATCCGGATATGTTTGCTGAAATCAAAGAACGGGTTAAAGAAGGGCGCTGGCGAATTGTTGGCGGCTGGTGGATTCAGCCAGATTGCAATATCCCTAATGGTGAATCATTTGTACGACAGGGTCTATACGGCCAGCGTTATTTTCAAGAGAAATTTGGTGTAACAGCTCGTGTTGGCTACAATGTTGATAGTTTTGGTCATCACGGCATGCTTCCACAAATTCTAAAGAAAAGCGGAATGGACTCTTACGTTTTTATGCGGCCTGCACCAAATGAAAAAGGTCTTCCTAGCAGGCTCTTTTGGTGGGAATCAGATGATGGCACACGTGTAATGGCGTTCCGAATTATGCAGGAATATAATTCATGGGGCAAAGAGCTTGATCGAATTGTCCATCGAAGTAAAGGTGAGTTCAAAGGCAACGTCAATGACCTGATGATTTTCTATGGAGTTGGAAACCATGGCGGAGGACCAACCAAGGAAAACATTGAGAGTATCTACCGGTTAAATGAGGATGCAAGTCTTCCTAATCTAATAATCTCAACACCTGAAGAATATTTTGAAAAAATGAAAAATACAAATGATTTACCTGTTGTTCATGATGATCTGCAGCACCATGCAAGCGGATGCTATGCTGCCCATTCTGGTGTCAAACAATACAATCGTAAAGCAGAAAATATCGTGATGACAGCTGAAAAATATTCAGGACTAGCTTCTTGGTTAACAGGACAGCCGTATCCAGTTGAATTCAAACGGGCTTGGAAAAATATCTTATTTAATCAATTTCATGATATTTTAGCAGGTACGAGTATTGAGCCTGCCTATGAAGATGCAAGGAATTTATATGGTGAAGCGATCGCGATTGCTGACCGGGCTTTAAATAATGCAGTTCAATCGATTTCATGGAAGATCGATATCGAACAAGATGAAAGAATGAAACCAATTGTTGTATTTAACCCACATGCATGGGAAAGCAAAGTGAATGTAGAAATTGAAATTGGCGGCTTTAAATCAACCTCTGTTTTAGTGGATGATCAAGGTAATGCTGTTCCATTTCAAACAGTTCAGTCACAAGCAACAGCAGGGGGTCGCTGGCGCTTAAACTTTTTAGCTGATTTACCGGCAATGGGATATCGTGTGTACAAGCTTTATACTGAACTAAGCAGCGTTACACCAGTGGGTGAACCAATTAATGTAAGCCAATACTCCATGGAAAACGACCGTTTTAGAATCGAGTTTGATCCGGAAACCGGTTGGATTAAGAGTCTATTTGATAAGCAAGTAGAGCATGAAGTTTTTTCGGGTCCTGCAGCAATACCGATGGTCCTAAATGACAAAACAGATACTTGGAGCCATGATACCCTCCATTTCAACGATATATTAGGCGAGTTTAAAGCGACGAAGATTTACCTAGCAGAGCATGGTCCAGTTAAATCTGTGATTCGGGTGAAAAGTGAATACGGGCGCTCTATATTGATTCAGGACTTCACCATGTATCAAGAGAAAGACCAGATTGATGTGAATGTTACTGTTGATTGGCGCGAAAAGTTCAAGATGCTGAAGCTTGTTTTCCCAATCAATTCAATCTTTAGGAAACAAACATATGAAATTCCATATGGAACAATCGAGCGGGAGCATAATGGCGAAGAGGAACCGGGTCAAAGCTGGGTGGATGTAACGGGTGTTCGTCCAAACCACGAAGGCGTATATGGTTTGAGTTTGATGAATGACGCAAAATATAGTTACAGTATCCACAATAAGGAGCTTTCTTTAACGGTATTACGCAGTCCAATTTATGCTCATCATGATCCACTTGTTCCAGAAGAGGACGGGGAATATACGTTTATCGACCAAGGAATTCAGCGCTTTGAATACTCGTTACTTCCACATGAAGGCAGCTGGGAAGATGCGGAAACAGTGAAAAGAGCAGCGGAATTGAATTGTAAACCAATTTCTATTATTGAAACCTTCCACAAAGGTTCATTACCACAAACAGATTCATATGTGAACGTAAGTGGTGCAAATCATGTGCTTATTAGTGCGATCAAGAAAGCAGAAGACAATGAAGATTTGATTATTCGCGCTTATGAAACGAATAAAGTCGCAGCCGAAGTTGAAATCACTTTGCCTAGATTTAATCGTTCCTTTAAGGCATCCTTTAAACCTTCAGAAATCAAAACCTACCGAATCCCTAAAGATAGCGAAAATCCAGTTAGGGAAACGAATCTAATTGAATGGGATGAGTAG
- a CDS encoding amidohydrolase family protein — protein sequence MSSIHEEINKIRIIDGHEHIDPVEIRKKNKVDFFGLLHYLESDLITAGMKRGILSKNSLLSDEEKAEQFLNFYQKTKNTTYARTLNTAVQDLYGMEEWSVNSILALNEKVIAATNDDQWYPKVLKEKSGIDLAITLAYTTNVDFSLFRPVMFLDYAYKLRTIKDIQVIERHSGVNVYTFQNYLHAVDALLNKFVSEGMIATKLGHAYWRTLKSTKPTFYEAEKCFNRLLSSFLDEPMSQQEAIVLQDYLIHHIIQGSIKNDLPIQIHTGHHETSVSGNGNIITNSKVSDLIPLLLAYPEAKFVLLHCGIPYHQEYLNIVKNYPNVFADFTWVYILSPTIAKQILHQMIEMVPQTKIFGFGGDYNFIEGTYAHQKLARKIVGDVLVEKVQDRMLTESEAVEFAQRIFRDNLLEFYKLKV from the coding sequence ATGAGTAGTATCCATGAAGAAATTAACAAAATTCGCATTATCGATGGCCATGAACACATTGATCCGGTGGAAATTCGAAAAAAAAATAAAGTGGATTTTTTTGGTCTTCTTCATTATTTAGAGTCCGACCTAATAACGGCTGGAATGAAACGCGGGATTTTAAGTAAGAATTCACTATTAAGTGATGAAGAGAAAGCTGAGCAATTTTTAAATTTCTATCAAAAAACAAAAAATACAACTTATGCACGTACTTTAAATACAGCAGTACAGGACTTATATGGAATGGAAGAATGGTCTGTTAATAGCATCTTAGCTTTAAATGAAAAGGTAATAGCGGCTACAAATGATGATCAATGGTATCCGAAAGTGTTAAAGGAAAAATCGGGAATTGATTTGGCTATTACACTAGCTTATACGACGAATGTTGATTTTTCACTTTTTCGTCCTGTTATGTTCTTAGATTACGCTTATAAATTGAGAACAATTAAGGATATACAGGTAATTGAAAGACATTCAGGAGTGAATGTTTATACATTCCAGAATTATCTTCATGCTGTGGACGCCTTATTAAATAAATTTGTCTCTGAAGGGATGATCGCGACAAAGCTTGGACATGCCTACTGGAGAACCCTTAAATCGACGAAACCAACATTTTATGAAGCGGAAAAATGTTTTAATCGATTGCTTTCTTCGTTTTTAGATGAGCCAATGTCGCAACAAGAAGCGATTGTTTTACAAGATTACTTGATTCATCACATTATCCAAGGATCAATAAAAAATGATTTACCGATTCAGATTCATACAGGACATCATGAAACCAGTGTTTCAGGGAATGGCAATATTATTACAAACTCAAAGGTTTCTGATTTAATTCCGCTATTACTTGCTTATCCTGAAGCAAAATTTGTTTTGTTACATTGTGGTATTCCATACCACCAAGAATATTTGAACATTGTGAAAAACTACCCGAACGTATTTGCAGATTTTACATGGGTGTATATCCTTTCGCCTACGATAGCGAAACAAATATTACATCAAATGATTGAAATGGTTCCTCAAACAAAGATTTTTGGTTTTGGAGGAGATTACAATTTTATTGAAGGAACTTATGCCCATCAGAAGCTTGCCCGTAAGATTGTAGGAGACGTTTTAGTCGAAAAAGTACAAGATCGTATGTTAACAGAAAGTGAAGCAGTCGAGTTTGCACAGCGAATTTTTAGAGACAACCTGCTTGAATTTTATAAACTAAAGGTGTGA
- a CDS encoding four-carbon acid sugar kinase family protein: MIGIVADDITGANDIGIMYAKADWQTDVYPYPFSQTKMGTFLPEVLIIDTNSRLDSYNEAYEKVFSSTINLQLLGCEQFFNKTCSVFRGNIGAEFDAMLDALESEFAVVVLGFPKNGRTTINGQHYVHGKKLADSEFRHDPVHPMHDSNLVEILQAQTKRKVALVEVDIIDQGSEKLKQEIERMRTECNYLLIDVRDQSSLQVIARAIKEEKIICGASGIAEELALEMNPGQKEEQSIQIPKLDTGVLCAAGSLMPQTFKQVEEMKKRGLPVLELESRLLFSGQKEAHKEELITKLVTYLTKGEDVLVHSSNNPDVVKETKQIAASLGFSNTAVSRVVSESLAFVIDETVKRTNANRLLIAGGETSASVCSRLGIEGLRVWKEIEPGLPSCMSLNKPSMMLVLKSGSFGSPDFFAKAIDHLKEN; this comes from the coding sequence TTGATTGGAATTGTTGCGGATGATATTACAGGAGCAAATGATATTGGAATTATGTATGCGAAAGCAGACTGGCAGACAGATGTCTATCCTTACCCATTTTCACAAACAAAAATGGGAACGTTCCTACCAGAAGTATTAATCATCGATACGAATTCTCGTCTCGATTCCTATAATGAAGCCTATGAGAAGGTTTTTTCGAGCACAATAAATCTTCAGTTACTTGGATGTGAACAATTTTTTAATAAAACATGTTCGGTTTTTCGTGGAAATATTGGTGCTGAATTTGATGCGATGCTGGATGCGCTTGAAAGTGAATTTGCTGTCGTTGTACTTGGTTTCCCGAAAAACGGAAGAACCACGATAAATGGACAACATTATGTCCATGGAAAAAAATTAGCAGATTCTGAGTTTCGTCATGATCCTGTACATCCGATGCACGACTCTAACTTGGTTGAAATTTTACAAGCACAAACAAAGAGAAAAGTAGCCCTTGTGGAAGTCGATATCATTGATCAAGGCAGCGAAAAACTTAAACAAGAAATTGAACGCATGCGTACAGAGTGTAATTACTTGCTGATTGATGTTAGGGACCAGTCATCTTTACAAGTCATTGCAAGAGCCATCAAAGAGGAAAAGATTATCTGCGGGGCATCAGGCATTGCGGAAGAATTAGCGCTCGAAATGAATCCAGGTCAAAAGGAAGAACAATCTATTCAGATTCCAAAATTAGATACAGGGGTACTATGTGCCGCTGGCAGTTTAATGCCACAGACCTTTAAGCAAGTGGAAGAGATGAAGAAACGTGGACTTCCAGTATTGGAATTGGAATCACGTCTGTTGTTTTCTGGGCAAAAGGAAGCCCATAAAGAGGAGCTTATCACGAAGCTCGTCACTTACTTAACAAAGGGTGAAGATGTGCTGGTGCACTCTTCAAATAACCCTGATGTTGTGAAAGAAACAAAACAAATTGCCGCAAGTTTAGGGTTTTCGAATACGGCCGTTTCAAGGGTCGTATCTGAATCATTAGCGTTTGTAATCGATGAAACGGTAAAACGGACTAATGCTAATCGCCTGTTAATAGCAGGTGGTGAAACCTCTGCTTCTGTCTGCAGCAGGCTTGGAATTGAAGGTCTTCGAGTCTGGAAGGAAATTGAACCCGGTCTTCCCTCATGTATGAGTTTAAATAAGCCATCAATGATGCTTGTCTTAAAATCAGGCAGTTTCGGGAGTCCTGATTTCTTTGCTAAGGCGATTGACCACCTTAAGGAAAATTAA
- a CDS encoding class II fructose-bisphosphate aldolase, which produces MNQVKPTNVLPLTEALEMAEKFQYATGSFSPRYTEMIKPVLQAGQKTASPLIVQISQKELERYGITPFEFAGEFYKQLEILAITVPVVLHLDHTKELQVIKDAIEAGFTSVMIDASEKAFDENVKITKEVVEYARAKGVSVEAELGMIGTTDFIETDKDEELYTDPIEAAEFVKQTGVDALAVSCGTAHGVYMVREPKVDYDRLSAIRELTPVHLVLHGGSGVPSEMVQKAFQLPNGGVSKVNIATDLELSLLKAIGREERMTNAECKLLSLDELQAGQDAVEETVSEKITQFLLSDNKASHFNQ; this is translated from the coding sequence ATGAATCAAGTAAAACCAACAAATGTACTCCCATTAACCGAAGCGCTAGAAATGGCAGAAAAATTTCAGTATGCAACCGGGTCGTTTTCACCACGTTATACAGAAATGATTAAGCCAGTATTACAAGCAGGACAAAAAACTGCTTCACCACTAATTGTTCAAATCTCACAAAAAGAATTAGAACGTTATGGGATTACACCATTTGAATTTGCCGGTGAGTTTTATAAACAATTAGAAATTTTAGCGATTACAGTACCCGTTGTTTTACATTTAGATCACACGAAGGAATTACAAGTCATTAAGGATGCAATCGAAGCAGGTTTCACATCTGTTATGATCGATGCCTCAGAAAAAGCATTTGATGAAAATGTAAAGATTACAAAAGAGGTAGTAGAATATGCCCGTGCAAAAGGAGTTTCGGTAGAAGCAGAACTTGGCATGATTGGTACAACTGATTTTATTGAAACTGATAAAGATGAAGAATTATATACAGATCCAATCGAAGCGGCAGAATTTGTTAAACAAACAGGTGTCGATGCGTTAGCGGTATCATGCGGAACAGCACATGGTGTGTACATGGTTCGTGAACCAAAGGTTGATTATGACCGTTTAAGTGCGATTCGTGAGTTAACACCTGTACATTTAGTCCTTCATGGCGGCTCCGGTGTACCAAGTGAAATGGTTCAAAAAGCGTTTCAACTTCCAAACGGAGGAGTAAGTAAAGTAAATATTGCTACTGACCTAGAGCTTTCTTTGTTAAAAGCAATCGGCAGAGAAGAAAGAATGACCAATGCTGAATGTAAGCTATTATCATTAGATGAACTGCAGGCAGGTCAAGATGCAGTCGAAGAAACAGTATCAGAAAAAATCACTCAATTTTTATTAAGTGATAACAAAGCAAGTCATTTCAACCAATAA
- a CDS encoding carbohydrate ABC transporter permease, with the protein MKANDSIVEKNISFSKKKTKKEFNTKIFFGKFAVYFLLIAVAFTCLLPFYSMMVTSSHANSDIARKLLLVPGGEFIENYKRLIDTVPIWRGFVNTVFITVTSTVLNLYFSALAGYGFSKYNFKYKNLLFLAVLGTMMIPGQLGIIGFFKLMDSFQMLNTYWPLILPSISNAFGIFFMKQMCDSSIPTEILESGRIDGCGELKIFHRLVLPLLMPSLATLGIFSFIGKWNDFLTPMIVLFDNELQPLPVMIAMVKSQFSTDFGAMYVGIVISVIPILIFFSIVSKKIISGVTAGALKG; encoded by the coding sequence ATGAAAGCAAATGATAGTATTGTAGAAAAAAATATTTCCTTTAGCAAAAAGAAAACAAAAAAAGAGTTTAATACAAAAATATTTTTTGGTAAATTTGCAGTTTATTTCTTGCTGATTGCTGTTGCCTTCACCTGTCTGCTGCCTTTTTACAGTATGATGGTCACTTCTTCTCATGCGAATTCAGATATAGCTAGGAAACTGCTGCTCGTTCCTGGCGGTGAGTTTATCGAAAACTATAAACGTTTAATTGATACCGTGCCAATTTGGAGAGGTTTTGTAAATACCGTGTTTATTACAGTTACTTCAACTGTATTAAACCTATATTTCTCGGCACTAGCAGGTTATGGTTTTTCAAAATATAACTTCAAATATAAAAATCTTCTCTTCCTTGCTGTGTTAGGGACGATGATGATTCCAGGGCAGTTAGGTATTATTGGTTTTTTCAAGTTGATGGATAGCTTCCAAATGTTAAACACCTATTGGCCGCTCATTCTTCCATCCATTTCGAATGCGTTTGGAATCTTCTTTATGAAACAAATGTGTGATTCTAGTATCCCAACAGAAATTCTAGAATCAGGAAGAATCGATGGCTGCGGTGAGTTAAAAATTTTCCACCGTTTAGTATTGCCATTGCTAATGCCATCGCTCGCAACATTGGGAATCTTTTCGTTTATTGGAAAGTGGAATGACTTCTTAACACCAATGATTGTTCTGTTCGATAATGAACTGCAGCCGCTGCCGGTCATGATTGCAATGGTAAAATCACAGTTCTCAACAGATTTTGGAGCCATGTATGTGGGAATTGTTATATCAGTTATTCCAATTTTAATCTTCTTCTCTATTGTGTCTAAGAAAATAATCAGCGGAGTAACAGCAGGAGCATTAAAAGGATAA
- a CDS encoding class II aldolase/adducin family protein, translating into MVIDKKLLELKKQLQETGKFMMENDLAWGNSGNISAKTEDNSFLITASGTYLGDLDVEDFAECSLEVNEIPSLGPKPSKEVPMHQAIYETRPEIGAVLHASPLYSTLIASSNLDIPAAWFVEGMYYLERIERVPYAHPGSIELGELVREKAKNANILLLENHGVLVYDTSIKEAKMALQTLEMACRMLIISRNAGFVLQELSDNEIHSFLHDSGYKPRRKWGN; encoded by the coding sequence ATGGTCATCGATAAGAAGCTGCTAGAACTAAAAAAACAATTGCAGGAAACAGGGAAATTCATGATGGAAAATGACCTTGCCTGGGGAAATTCAGGGAATATCAGTGCTAAAACGGAGGACAATTCGTTCCTTATAACGGCAAGCGGGACTTATTTAGGCGATTTAGATGTAGAAGATTTTGCCGAATGCTCTTTAGAAGTTAACGAGATTCCTAGTTTAGGTCCAAAGCCTTCGAAAGAAGTCCCAATGCACCAAGCAATCTATGAAACTAGGCCTGAAATTGGTGCAGTACTCCACGCCTCACCTTTATATAGTACGCTCATCGCTTCTTCCAATCTCGACATACCTGCCGCATGGTTTGTTGAAGGGATGTATTATTTAGAACGGATTGAACGTGTCCCGTATGCACATCCTGGATCAATTGAATTAGGAGAACTCGTTCGAGAAAAGGCGAAAAACGCCAACATTCTTTTATTAGAAAACCATGGAGTCCTTGTTTATGATACAAGCATAAAGGAAGCGAAAATGGCATTGCAAACATTAGAAATGGCATGCCGCATGCTTATCATCTCCCGCAACGCCGGTTTCGTTCTTCAAGAGCTTTCGGATAATGAGATACACAGCTTTCTTCATGATTCAGGATATAAGCCGCGAAGGAAGTGGGGAAATTGA
- a CDS encoding sugar ABC transporter permease, which produces MKTRKGGQKSLKGCENMKTSSINKSKYGFYFVLPYFIAFLIFGLVPIIFSLYLSFTKWDGFSDPVFVGLDNYSRLLQDTFFFKAIGNTLIIWILSIVPQLILALALAMILNEKFVKGKHFFRAVFYFPNIVTPVTLGVLFSLMFDWQTGSVNKFLMGIGLIDDPVNWFNSPWLSRFIVAGVIMWQYFGFNMLVFIAGLQSIQEELYEAARVDGASKWDIATKITLPLLRPVLLFTFITSVIGGLQLFDAPLMLGNGPDNSTLTMVMYLFQTAFQRFDYSYGAAIAYAIFIIILFFSLITMKFSKMNKVEQ; this is translated from the coding sequence ATGAAAACTAGAAAAGGTGGACAAAAAAGTTTAAAAGGCTGTGAAAACATGAAAACTTCTTCTATTAATAAATCAAAATATGGATTCTATTTTGTGCTTCCATACTTCATTGCATTTCTTATTTTTGGTTTAGTGCCTATTATTTTCTCACTCTATTTAAGCTTCACAAAGTGGGATGGGTTTTCAGACCCTGTGTTTGTTGGGTTAGATAATTATTCTCGATTACTCCAAGATACATTCTTTTTTAAGGCAATCGGAAACACATTAATCATCTGGATTTTATCAATTGTTCCGCAATTGATCCTTGCTTTAGCGTTAGCCATGATCCTGAACGAAAAATTTGTTAAAGGAAAGCATTTCTTTCGAGCGGTGTTCTATTTTCCTAATATTGTAACACCTGTCACACTAGGGGTTTTGTTCAGCTTAATGTTTGATTGGCAGACAGGAAGTGTTAATAAATTTTTAATGGGGATTGGGCTTATTGATGACCCAGTAAACTGGTTTAATAGTCCTTGGCTTTCAAGGTTTATTGTTGCAGGAGTGATTATGTGGCAATACTTTGGATTCAATATGCTAGTATTTATCGCTGGTCTTCAATCGATTCAAGAAGAATTGTATGAGGCTGCTAGAGTAGATGGAGCTTCAAAATGGGATATTGCGACAAAAATAACATTGCCTTTATTAAGACCGGTACTATTATTTACATTTATTACATCCGTTATCGGTGGTCTTCAATTGTTTGATGCGCCGTTGATGCTTGGAAATGGACCGGATAACTCGACACTGACGATGGTGATGTACTTATTCCAAACCGCTTTCCAACGATTTGATTATAGTTATGGAGCAGCCATTGCATATGCAATCTTTATCATCATCTTGTTCTTCTCATTAATTACAATGAAGTTTTCAAAAATGAACAAAGTTGAACAGTAA